The Mesorhizobium sp. B1-1-8 genome contains a region encoding:
- a CDS encoding UBP-type zinc finger domain-containing protein: protein MDECRHTRDIKDVTPSALGCEECLKSGSMWVHLRLCRSCGHVGCCDDSPNRHATKHFHATKHPIIEGYDPPEGWAWCYVDEVFIDLGGDTTPQNGPIPKFV, encoded by the coding sequence ATGGACGAATGCCGGCACACGCGCGACATCAAGGACGTGACGCCGAGCGCGCTCGGCTGCGAGGAATGCCTGAAGAGCGGATCGATGTGGGTGCATCTCAGGCTCTGCCGCAGCTGCGGCCACGTCGGCTGCTGCGACGACTCGCCCAACCGCCACGCCACCAAACATTTTCACGCCACCAAGCACCCGATCATCGAGGGCTACGATCCGCCGGAAGGCTGGGCCTGGTGCTATGTCGACGAGGTGTTCATCGACCTCGGCGGCGATACGACGCCGCAGAACGGCCCGATCCCGAAGTTTGTTTGA
- a CDS encoding DUF1778 domain-containing protein — protein MKNDRKDELPSWETFTSRIEVPLEVYAEFLALLDAPPKSNEKLSKLMSAPLPWEGK, from the coding sequence ATGAAAAACGACCGCAAAGACGAGCTTCCCTCCTGGGAGACATTTACGAGCCGTATCGAGGTTCCGCTGGAGGTCTATGCGGAGTTCCTGGCGCTGCTCGATGCACCGCCCAAATCCAACGAGAAATTGTCCAAGCTGATGAGCGCTCCGCTGCCTTGGGAGGGCAAGTGA
- a CDS encoding Asp/Glu racemase encodes MPANAAVLAPSAPVDPKPVDLGVLPSELDGGLASRAAIGLAILASDQTLEHEFRALIRIPGVAFYEARVFNDNDITPQTLRAIGPRLAPCVDLILPGMPLDVVGFGCTSATMTLGEETVFAEIRKARPGVACTTPVTGALTAFKALGVKGIGLLTPYSPQINEGLVAYFSGRGLDIAAVATFDRRDDREAARISLASIEAAAEKMAAVPGVEAIFISCTSLRVAEAVTELERRIGIPVTSSNHSMAWHCLRLAGIGDVVEAGGRLFGLPAR; translated from the coding sequence ATGCCTGCCAACGCCGCCGTTCTTGCGCCATCGGCTCCGGTCGATCCCAAACCGGTCGACCTCGGCGTGCTGCCGTCGGAACTGGACGGCGGCCTCGCCTCGCGGGCGGCGATCGGGCTTGCCATATTGGCCAGCGACCAGACGCTGGAGCACGAATTCCGCGCGCTGATCCGCATTCCGGGCGTCGCCTTCTACGAGGCGCGCGTCTTCAACGACAACGACATCACGCCGCAAACGCTGCGCGCCATCGGCCCGCGGCTTGCGCCTTGCGTCGACCTCATCCTGCCCGGCATGCCGCTTGACGTCGTCGGCTTCGGCTGCACGTCGGCGACCATGACGCTCGGCGAGGAAACCGTGTTCGCGGAGATCCGCAAGGCGCGGCCGGGCGTCGCCTGCACCACGCCGGTCACCGGCGCGCTCACCGCCTTCAAGGCGCTCGGCGTCAAGGGCATCGGCCTGCTGACACCCTATTCGCCGCAGATCAATGAAGGCCTCGTCGCCTATTTCAGCGGCCGCGGCCTCGACATAGCCGCCGTCGCCACTTTCGACCGCCGCGACGACCGCGAAGCCGCCCGCATCTCGCTCGCCTCGATCGAGGCGGCGGCCGAAAAGATGGCGGCCGTGCCCGGCGTCGAAGCGATTTTCATCTCCTGCACCAGCCTGCGCGTCGCCGAAGCGGTGACCGAGTTGGAGCGGCGCATCGGCATTCCCGTCACCTCCTCGAACCATTCCATGGCCTGGCATTGCCTGCGGCTTGCCGGCATCGGCGACGTCGTGGAGGCGGGCGGCAGGTTGTTCGGGCTGCCGGCACGCTGA
- a CDS encoding D-amino acid dehydrogenase — protein MRVIVLGGGVVGVTTAYQLQKDGHEVVILERQPQVAAETSWGNAGMIAPGHSFVWSSPRAPLILLKSLFLKDQALRFKLSADPRLYSWSWLFLMECTAEKARRNTLLKHRLAVYSQSVLHEVIADERIDYDRNDRGILYFYRSQQALDKGIEHMKLLESDGQLIKVLDRDAIVALDPALASTGEKIAGGIHCPTDETGDPAKFTRALAAKVVERGGDIRTGITITGIETSGDGVAQVTTDKGAFKGDAYVLALGSYSPLIARTIGISLPIYPIKGYSLTIPIGNRPHPPTIACIDEHNLVAVSRFGDRLRVTATAEFAGYDTSHKPADFAFMKGVTEDLYPEGADYDRAEMWAGLRPMTPNNLPEFGRRRYKNLFLNTGHGHIGWTMSHGSARITADLVAGRQPAISMDGLLN, from the coding sequence ATGCGCGTGATCGTGTTGGGTGGCGGCGTTGTCGGCGTCACCACAGCCTATCAGCTGCAGAAGGACGGGCACGAGGTCGTCATCCTCGAGCGCCAGCCGCAAGTCGCTGCCGAGACCAGCTGGGGCAATGCCGGCATGATCGCGCCCGGCCATTCCTTTGTCTGGTCGTCGCCCCGCGCGCCGCTGATCCTGTTGAAATCGCTTTTTTTGAAGGATCAGGCGCTGCGCTTCAAGCTTTCGGCCGATCCCAGGCTTTACAGCTGGTCGTGGCTCTTCCTGATGGAATGCACGGCCGAGAAGGCCAGGCGCAACACGCTGCTCAAGCATCGCCTCGCCGTCTATTCGCAGAGTGTGCTGCACGAGGTCATCGCCGATGAGCGAATAGACTACGACCGCAACGATCGCGGCATTCTCTATTTCTACCGCAGCCAGCAGGCGCTCGACAAAGGCATCGAGCATATGAAGCTGCTGGAATCCGACGGCCAACTGATCAAGGTGCTCGATCGGGACGCAATCGTCGCGCTCGATCCGGCGTTGGCTTCCACCGGCGAAAAAATCGCCGGCGGCATTCATTGCCCGACCGACGAGACCGGCGACCCGGCGAAGTTCACCCGGGCGCTGGCCGCCAAGGTCGTCGAGCGCGGCGGCGACATCCGCACCGGCATCACAATCACCGGCATCGAGACATCCGGCGACGGCGTCGCGCAGGTGACGACCGACAAGGGCGCCTTCAAGGGCGATGCCTATGTGCTGGCGCTCGGCTCCTACAGCCCGCTGATTGCCAGGACGATCGGCATCAGCCTGCCGATCTATCCGATCAAGGGCTATTCGCTGACCATCCCGATCGGCAACCGCCCGCACCCGCCGACGATCGCATGCATAGACGAGCACAATCTGGTCGCCGTCTCGCGCTTCGGCGACCGGCTGCGCGTCACCGCGACGGCCGAGTTCGCCGGCTATGACACCAGCCACAAGCCGGCCGACTTCGCCTTCATGAAAGGCGTCACCGAGGACCTCTATCCCGAGGGCGCGGATTACGACCGCGCCGAGATGTGGGCGGGCCTGAGGCCGATGACGCCCAACAATCTGCCCGAGTTCGGCCGCCGGCGTTACAAGAACCTCTTCCTCAACACCGGGCACGGCCATATCGGCTGGACCATGTCGCACGGCTCCGCCCGCATCACCGCCGACCTGGTCGCCGGCCGCCAGCCGGCCATTTCCATGGATGGTCTTTTGAACTGA
- a CDS encoding cupin domain-containing protein, with the protein MGEHFHPFIVEKFTVLKGRLDARIAGQIQSLGPGQSATVEAGVAHDWWNGSKTDEAHVLVEVERAKGAEHIDPDRFELLIGMLFGLANDGRVDRKGRPFPLQAAVIAREFADVIVFTQPPAAIQRVALAILEPLGRWLGYRAIIPNYCKPHAHVTPDPDVLAAAGLSAE; encoded by the coding sequence GTGGGCGAGCATTTCCATCCCTTTATCGTCGAGAAGTTCACCGTCCTGAAAGGTCGACTCGATGCCCGGATTGCTGGCCAGATCCAGTCGCTCGGACCGGGACAGTCCGCTACCGTCGAGGCAGGGGTAGCGCACGATTGGTGGAATGGCAGCAAGACGGACGAGGCGCATGTGCTGGTCGAGGTCGAGCGGGCAAAGGGCGCTGAGCACATCGACCCGGATCGCTTCGAACTGCTGATCGGCATGCTGTTCGGCCTCGCCAACGATGGCCGGGTGGACCGGAAGGGGAGGCCCTTCCCACTTCAGGCGGCGGTGATCGCCAGGGAGTTTGCCGACGTCATCGTGTTCACGCAGCCGCCGGCGGCCATCCAGCGGGTGGCGCTCGCGATCCTCGAGCCGCTTGGGCGCTGGCTCGGCTACCGAGCCATCATTCCAAATTATTGCAAGCCCCACGCGCATGTGACGCCAGATCCCGATGTCCTGGCGGCGGCGGGACTTTCAGCAGAGTAA
- a CDS encoding trans-sulfuration enzyme family protein, translating to MTVNAPVSGRNRLAFSTRAIHGGQSHDPLTGAVMVPIYATSTYGQQSPGVHKGFEYARSQNPTRFAFERAVADLESGSAAFAFASGLAAIGTVLELFDAGAHVVATDDIYGGSFRLMERVRKRSAGLQVSFADFTDLAAVEAAIRPETKLLWVETPTNPLLRIVDLEGAAALARRKGLVSVADNTFASPYIQRPLELGIDIVVHSTTKYLNGHSDMVGGVAIVGDNKDLADRLKFLQNAIGAISGPFDSFLALRGIKTLALRMERHSANGLKIAQWLETRRDVRRVIYPGLASHPQHSVAVQQMHAFGGMISVDLDRDLAGTKHFLERTQLFTLAESLGGVESLIEHPALMTHGSIPAEKRGAIGISDSLVRLSAGIEDGDDLIADLDQALAL from the coding sequence ATGACCGTCAACGCACCGGTATCCGGCAGGAACCGCCTGGCCTTTTCCACCCGCGCCATCCATGGCGGCCAAAGCCACGACCCGCTGACCGGCGCGGTGATGGTGCCGATCTACGCCACCTCGACCTATGGCCAGCAGTCGCCCGGCGTGCATAAGGGTTTCGAATACGCCCGCAGCCAGAACCCGACGCGCTTTGCCTTCGAGCGCGCAGTAGCCGACCTCGAAAGCGGCTCGGCAGCCTTCGCCTTCGCTTCCGGCCTGGCCGCGATCGGCACCGTGCTGGAGCTGTTCGACGCGGGCGCCCATGTGGTGGCCACCGACGACATATATGGCGGCTCGTTCCGGCTGATGGAGCGGGTGCGCAAGCGCTCGGCGGGCCTGCAGGTCAGCTTCGCCGACTTCACCGACCTGGCCGCCGTCGAAGCCGCGATCCGCCCGGAAACAAAACTGCTCTGGGTCGAGACGCCGACCAATCCGCTGCTGCGCATCGTCGACCTCGAAGGCGCTGCCGCGCTCGCCAGGCGCAAGGGCCTAGTCTCTGTCGCCGACAACACTTTCGCCAGTCCGTATATCCAGCGGCCGCTGGAGCTCGGCATCGATATCGTTGTCCATTCGACGACGAAATACCTCAACGGCCATTCCGACATGGTCGGCGGCGTGGCGATAGTCGGCGACAACAAGGATCTCGCCGACCGGTTGAAATTCCTGCAAAACGCCATTGGCGCCATTTCCGGGCCCTTCGACAGTTTTCTGGCGCTGCGCGGCATCAAGACCCTGGCGCTGAGGATGGAGCGCCACTCCGCCAACGGCCTCAAGATCGCGCAATGGCTGGAGACCCGCAGGGATGTGCGCCGTGTCATCTATCCCGGCCTCGCCAGCCACCCGCAGCATTCCGTCGCCGTTCAGCAGATGCATGCCTTCGGCGGCATGATCTCGGTCGACCTCGACCGCGACCTTGCCGGCACCAAGCATTTCCTCGAACGCACGCAATTGTTCACGCTGGCCGAAAGCCTCGGCGGCGTCGAAAGCCTGATTGAGCACCCGGCACTGATGACGCATGGTTCTATTCCCGCCGAAAAGCGCGGCGCCATCGGCATCTCCGATTCGCTGGTGCGGCTGTCGGCCGGCATCGAGGATGGCGATGATTTGATCGCTGATCTGGATCAGGCGTTGGCGCTCTGA
- a CDS encoding pyridoxal-phosphate dependent enzyme: MSGQTNAAPDSATSRLRPPYASVLDLIGQTPIVELTKFDTGKCRLFIKLESQNPGGSIKDRIALSMIAAAEKDGRLKPGGAIVEATAGNTGLGLAQVGIPKGYRIILVVPDKMSREKIQHLRALGAEVRMTRSDVGKGHPEYYQDMAEKLASELPGAFYANQFANPANPLAHETTTGPEIFAQLDGDIDAVVVGVGSGGTLTGLGRYFAKTSPKTEMVLADPVGSVLAPLIKTGKMVEAGSWTVEGIGEDFVPPNADLSLVKKAYSIPDKQSMLAVRDLLSREGILAGSSSGTLLSAALRYCREQQSAKRVVTFVCDSGNKYLSKVFDDIWLAEQGLADQEQHGDLRDLVMRSPRTGDIVYVGPDESLLNAYGRMRRSDVSQLPVLDDGKLVGIVDESDILARVDGPYDGRWERFNAPVRTAMTSTLHTLQASQTLDALLPVFDRNEVAIVFDGDEFVGLITRIDLINHLRRRAR; the protein is encoded by the coding sequence ATGAGCGGGCAGACAAACGCCGCACCCGACAGTGCAACATCCCGCCTGCGTCCGCCCTATGCCTCCGTGCTCGACCTGATCGGCCAGACGCCCATCGTCGAGCTGACCAAATTCGACACCGGCAAATGCCGGCTGTTCATCAAGCTCGAAAGCCAGAATCCCGGCGGCTCGATCAAGGACCGCATCGCCTTGTCGATGATCGCCGCCGCCGAGAAAGACGGCAGGCTGAAGCCCGGCGGCGCCATCGTCGAGGCCACCGCCGGCAATACCGGCCTCGGCCTCGCCCAGGTCGGCATCCCGAAAGGCTACCGCATCATCCTGGTCGTGCCCGACAAGATGTCGCGCGAAAAGATCCAGCATCTGCGCGCGCTCGGCGCCGAGGTGCGCATGACCCGCTCCGATGTCGGCAAGGGCCACCCCGAATACTATCAGGACATGGCCGAGAAGCTCGCTTCCGAACTGCCCGGCGCCTTCTATGCCAACCAGTTCGCCAACCCCGCCAACCCGCTGGCGCACGAGACCACCACCGGCCCCGAGATTTTTGCGCAGCTTGACGGTGATATCGATGCGGTCGTGGTCGGCGTCGGCTCCGGCGGCACGCTCACCGGGCTCGGCCGTTATTTCGCGAAAACCTCGCCGAAGACCGAGATGGTGCTGGCCGATCCGGTCGGCTCGGTGCTGGCGCCGCTGATCAAGACCGGCAAGATGGTAGAGGCTGGAAGCTGGACTGTCGAAGGCATCGGCGAGGATTTCGTGCCGCCCAATGCCGATCTGTCACTGGTGAAGAAAGCCTATTCCATTCCTGACAAGCAGAGCATGCTGGCGGTGCGCGATCTCCTGTCCCGTGAAGGCATTCTTGCCGGCTCCTCGTCAGGCACGCTTTTGTCGGCCGCACTCCGCTATTGCCGCGAGCAGCAGTCCGCCAAGCGCGTCGTCACCTTCGTCTGCGACAGCGGCAACAAATATCTGTCGAAAGTCTTCGACGACATCTGGCTGGCCGAGCAAGGCCTCGCCGACCAGGAGCAGCATGGCGACCTGCGTGACCTCGTCATGCGCTCGCCGCGCACCGGCGACATCGTCTATGTCGGGCCGGACGAAAGCCTGCTCAACGCCTATGGCCGAATGCGCCGCTCCGACGTCTCGCAGCTGCCGGTGCTCGACGACGGCAAGCTGGTCGGCATCGTCGACGAGAGCGATATTCTTGCTCGCGTCGACGGCCCCTATGACGGGCGCTGGGAGCGCTTCAACGCGCCGGTGCGCACGGCCATGACCTCCACCTTGCACACGCTGCAGGCCAGCCAGACGCTCGATGCGCTGCTGCCGGTCTTCGACCGCAACGAGGTCGCTATCGTTTTCGATGGCGACGAGTTCGTCGGCCTGATAACCCGCATCGATCTGATCAACCATTTGAGGCGCCGCGCAAGATGA
- a CDS encoding cysteine hydrolase, with the protein MIRSSEGIEIPASLAEWCDPRRMALVVYDMQVGICSQVEGAAAIVERTGIVLEAARSAGMRVAFTRHLSLPRKWMGATQLRTAMAWQRRDSPDAVEPWFLPDAEATRIVPDLAPRLDEAVFDKLTMSAFDATALGFALRDCGVRAVALAGIAMEIGIEPTVRQATDNGFTAVLIEDACGFGSREARDRSMATLRFLGEAIITDVAAFCDALAGAA; encoded by the coding sequence ATGATCCGGTCGAGCGAAGGGATCGAAATCCCGGCCAGCCTGGCGGAATGGTGCGACCCCCGCCGCATGGCGCTGGTCGTCTACGACATGCAGGTCGGCATCTGCAGCCAGGTTGAAGGCGCCGCGGCAATCGTCGAGCGCACCGGCATCGTGCTCGAAGCGGCACGCTCGGCCGGCATGCGGGTGGCGTTCACGCGCCATCTTTCCCTGCCCAGGAAATGGATGGGCGCGACGCAATTGCGCACCGCAATGGCCTGGCAGCGGCGCGACAGCCCCGACGCGGTCGAGCCCTGGTTCCTGCCGGACGCCGAAGCGACGCGGATCGTTCCAGACCTTGCCCCGCGCCTCGACGAGGCGGTGTTCGACAAGCTGACCATGTCGGCCTTCGATGCCACCGCGCTCGGCTTTGCCTTGCGCGACTGCGGCGTACGCGCGGTGGCGCTTGCCGGCATCGCGATGGAGATCGGCATCGAGCCGACAGTTCGCCAGGCGACCGACAATGGGTTCACGGCCGTGCTGATCGAGGACGCCTGCGGCTTCGGCAGCCGGGAAGCGCGCGACCGCTCGATGGCGACGCTTCGCTTCCTCGGCGAGGCGATCATTACCGATGTCGCGGCCTTCTGCGACGCGCTTGCCGGTGCGGCTTGA
- a CDS encoding winged helix-turn-helix transcriptional regulator, producing MTQRGRLYGCPVEFALDALGGKWKTVILARIKERPLRYSELRRMIPSLSDKMLTQRLADLVEVGFVALETAPDGKGRYALTGRGHDLAAALQALYDWGSVHGRAEGVRFRTDVDTAA from the coding sequence ATGACGCAACGCGGAAGACTTTATGGCTGCCCGGTCGAGTTCGCGCTCGACGCGCTTGGCGGCAAATGGAAGACGGTGATCCTGGCGCGCATCAAGGAACGGCCGCTGCGCTATTCCGAATTGCGCCGCATGATCCCATCGCTGTCCGACAAGATGTTGACGCAGCGCCTGGCCGATCTGGTCGAGGTTGGCTTTGTCGCCCTGGAGACCGCGCCCGACGGCAAGGGGCGCTACGCCTTGACCGGGCGCGGCCACGATCTCGCCGCAGCACTCCAGGCGCTCTACGACTGGGGCAGCGTGCATGGCCGCGCCGAGGGCGTGCGCTTCCGCACCGATGTCGACACCGCCGCCTGA
- a CDS encoding type 1 glutamine amidotransferase domain-containing protein has translation MSVHDPNPVNARKPKRVAIVIANPAVSTTTGWPVGFWWSELTHPWFAFTERGYAVEIFSPDGGKCEADALSDPRDPSGYSETDLISLGFISSPKLAALIDETRAAAEIKVERFDAIVVAGGQSPMFTYERATDLQRTFVAFHEAGKVAAALCHGTAILRYARRADGSLLAAGKTVTGFANVEEDFADNATWEMGALERGKHLMPWRIEDELKAIGANYVQAGLWRGFAVRDGNLVTGQQNFSGAETARVVCEALGG, from the coding sequence ATGAGCGTGCACGATCCCAATCCCGTCAATGCGCGAAAGCCGAAGCGCGTGGCGATCGTCATCGCCAATCCGGCGGTCTCGACCACGACCGGCTGGCCGGTCGGCTTCTGGTGGAGCGAACTCACCCACCCATGGTTCGCCTTCACCGAGCGCGGCTACGCGGTCGAGATTTTTTCGCCGGACGGCGGCAAATGCGAGGCCGACGCGCTGAGCGACCCGCGCGACCCGTCGGGCTATTCCGAGACCGACCTCATCTCGCTCGGCTTCATTTCAAGCCCGAAGCTGGCGGCCCTGATCGACGAGACGCGGGCGGCGGCGGAGATCAAGGTCGAGCGTTTCGATGCGATTGTGGTGGCCGGCGGCCAGTCGCCGATGTTCACCTACGAGCGTGCAACCGATCTGCAGCGGACATTCGTCGCCTTCCACGAGGCCGGCAAGGTGGCCGCAGCGCTCTGCCACGGCACCGCGATCCTGCGCTACGCCAGGCGCGCCGACGGATCGCTGCTTGCCGCCGGCAAGACGGTGACGGGTTTTGCCAATGTCGAGGAAGACTTCGCCGACAACGCAACCTGGGAGATGGGCGCGCTGGAACGCGGCAAGCATCTGATGCCGTGGCGGATCGAGGACGAGCTGAAAGCAATCGGCGCCAACTATGTCCAGGCGGGGCTGTGGCGCGGCTTTGCCGTGCGCGACGGCAACCTCGTCACCGGCCAGCAGAATTTTTCCGGCGCCGAGACTGCGCGGGTGGTTTGCGAAGCGCTCGGCGGTTGA
- a CDS encoding FAD/NAD(P)-binding protein: protein MVGRGNSIIIVGGGASGVVLAAHLLKSPNPDLRVTLIEKRPHFGQGMAYSTLLSAHVLNVSASGMSAYADDPGNFARWLLERGLAKPDQGPFYAPRSLYARYLQELLDGLEARERESGRLRLIREESLSITPTSSGVEVALANGTSVVAHLAVLATGHDEQPGAGQGHAVRMGSEADTALDPEATVLVLGTGLSMVDAFLSLEQRGHRGEIVAVSRRGLLPSPHRKGNPIKLDVADIPLGTQLSYFVGWFRDLIRDNQKAGIDWRDVVDGLRPFNQKIWQNWPSSAKRRFVEHTKAWWDIHRHRMAPEVYERVTEAVRSGRIRLVAGRVVDIEPGDGFSVRIQPRGTQALETLAVARIYDCTGIARDIAATSNGVVRSLVERGLARPDPLRLGLDVSAKCELIAADGTVSSKILAVGPLTRGTFFEIDAIPDIRVQCAKLSKQLLG, encoded by the coding sequence ATGGTTGGACGCGGCAATTCCATCATCATTGTCGGCGGCGGCGCCAGCGGCGTCGTGCTTGCCGCGCATCTCCTGAAATCGCCAAATCCGGATCTGCGCGTCACGCTGATCGAGAAGCGTCCGCATTTCGGCCAGGGCATGGCCTACTCGACGCTGCTGTCGGCGCATGTGCTCAACGTCAGCGCCTCCGGCATGAGCGCCTATGCCGACGACCCCGGCAATTTCGCGCGCTGGCTGCTGGAACGCGGCCTCGCCAAACCCGATCAGGGTCCGTTCTACGCGCCGCGCAGCCTTTATGCCCGCTACCTGCAGGAACTGCTCGACGGTCTCGAAGCGCGCGAGCGCGAGAGCGGCCGGCTGCGGCTGATCCGCGAGGAAAGCCTGTCGATCACCCCTACCTCGTCCGGCGTCGAGGTGGCCTTGGCCAACGGCACCAGCGTCGTCGCGCATCTGGCCGTGCTTGCCACCGGCCATGACGAACAGCCGGGCGCCGGCCAGGGCCATGCGGTGCGCATGGGCTCCGAGGCCGACACCGCGCTCGACCCCGAAGCCACGGTCCTCGTGCTGGGCACCGGCCTGAGCATGGTCGACGCCTTTCTCTCGCTCGAGCAGCGCGGCCATCGCGGTGAGATCGTCGCGGTATCGCGGCGCGGCCTGCTGCCTTCGCCGCACCGCAAGGGCAATCCGATCAAGCTCGATGTCGCCGACATTCCGCTCGGCACCCAGCTTTCCTATTTCGTCGGCTGGTTCCGCGACCTGATCCGCGACAACCAGAAGGCCGGCATCGACTGGCGCGACGTGGTCGATGGGCTCAGGCCCTTCAACCAGAAGATCTGGCAAAACTGGCCGTCCTCGGCCAAGCGCCGCTTCGTCGAGCACACCAAGGCCTGGTGGGACATCCACCGCCACCGCATGGCGCCGGAAGTTTATGAGCGCGTCACCGAGGCGGTGCGTTCCGGCCGTATCCGCCTCGTCGCCGGGCGCGTCGTGGACATCGAGCCTGGCGACGGGTTCAGCGTGCGGATCCAGCCGCGCGGCACGCAGGCGCTGGAAACGCTTGCAGTGGCTCGCATCTACGATTGCACCGGCATTGCCCGCGATATCGCCGCCACCTCGAACGGCGTCGTGCGTTCGCTGGTCGAGCGCGGGCTGGCGCGGCCGGACCCGCTGCGGCTCGGCCTCGACGTATCGGCCAAATGCGAGCTGATCGCGGCCGACGGCACCGTCTCATCGAAAATCCTCGCCGTCGGGCCGCTGACGCGCGGCACCTTCTTCGAGATCGACGCCATCCCCGACATCCGCGTCCAGTGCGCGAAGCTCAGCAAGCAGTTGCTTGGATAG
- a CDS encoding septal ring lytic transglycosylase RlpA family protein, producing MKKTNRTALVAVTISAGLMAGASTASAQCGRASWYALHSRTASGERMNPAALTAAHRTLPFGTKLKVTNQNNGRSVVVRINDRGPFIRGRVLDLSKGAAGQLGFIGSGQTAVCMARV from the coding sequence ATGAAGAAAACCAACCGGACCGCGCTTGTCGCGGTGACGATCTCTGCTGGCCTGATGGCTGGCGCCTCCACTGCGTCGGCCCAGTGCGGCCGCGCCTCCTGGTACGCGCTGCATTCCAGGACCGCCTCAGGCGAGCGCATGAACCCAGCGGCGTTGACCGCGGCGCATCGCACCTTGCCTTTCGGAACCAAGCTCAAGGTCACCAACCAGAACAACGGCCGCAGCGTCGTCGTGCGCATCAACGATCGCGGCCCGTTCATCAGGGGACGCGTGCTCGACCTGTCGAAGGGCGCCGCCGGCCAGCTCGGCTTCATCGGCTCCGGCCAGACCGCGGTCTGCATGGCGCGCGTCTGA
- a CDS encoding polyhydroxyalkanoate depolymerase gives MFYQLYELNHAALLPARVYADAVRLFYSNPLNPVSHTPFGRSVAAAAELFERSTRRYGKPEFGLTKTVVDWKSVEVAQKTVWSKPFCNLVRFERAVPAGRKPDPKLLIVAPMSGHYATLLRGTVEAMLPYADVHITDWVDARMVPLSKGSFDLDDYIDYVIAMFHALGPDTHVMAVCQPSVPVLAAVALMEKRGDPFVPSTMTLMGGPIDTRRNPTAVNLLAEEKGSAWFRDNVIMQAPWPVPGFGREVYPGFLQLSGFMSMNLDRHIIAHKDFFMHLVKHDGDSAEKHRDFYDEYLAVMDLTAEFYLQTVDTVFVRHALPKGEMTHRGEAVDPRAIRNVALFTVEGENDDISGLGQTEAAHDLCVNIPADRHAHYMQPAVGHYGVFNGSRFRSEIVPRIVDFISSYGRQSRVAVKPRLVRTAKS, from the coding sequence ATGTTCTACCAGCTCTATGAACTGAACCATGCGGCGCTGCTGCCCGCGCGCGTCTATGCGGATGCGGTGCGGCTTTTCTACTCCAACCCGCTCAATCCGGTGTCGCACACGCCTTTCGGCCGTTCGGTGGCCGCGGCGGCGGAACTGTTCGAGCGCAGCACGCGCCGCTACGGCAAGCCTGAATTCGGCCTGACCAAGACGGTGGTCGACTGGAAGAGCGTCGAGGTCGCGCAAAAGACCGTCTGGTCGAAACCGTTCTGCAATCTCGTCCGCTTCGAACGCGCCGTGCCGGCCGGGCGCAAGCCCGACCCGAAGCTGCTGATCGTGGCGCCGATGTCCGGCCACTACGCGACGCTGCTGCGCGGCACGGTTGAGGCGATGCTGCCTTATGCCGACGTCCACATCACCGACTGGGTCGATGCCCGCATGGTGCCGCTGTCGAAGGGCAGCTTCGATCTCGACGACTATATCGACTATGTCATCGCCATGTTCCACGCGCTCGGCCCGGATACGCATGTCATGGCGGTGTGCCAGCCTTCCGTGCCGGTGCTGGCGGCGGTGGCGCTGATGGAAAAGCGCGGCGACCCCTTCGTCCCGTCGACGATGACGCTTATGGGCGGACCGATCGACACGAGGCGCAATCCAACCGCAGTCAATCTGCTTGCCGAGGAAAAGGGCAGCGCCTGGTTCCGCGACAACGTCATCATGCAGGCGCCTTGGCCGGTGCCGGGTTTCGGCCGCGAGGTCTATCCCGGCTTCCTGCAGCTTTCGGGCTTCATGAGCATGAATCTCGACCGCCACATCATCGCCCACAAGGACTTCTTCATGCATCTTGTGAAGCATGACGGAGACAGCGCCGAGAAGCACCGCGACTTCTACGACGAATATCTGGCGGTGATGGATCTGACGGCGGAATTCTACCTGCAGACGGTCGACACCGTGTTCGTGCGCCACGCTTTGCCGAAGGGCGAGATGACGCATCGCGGCGAAGCGGTCGACCCGCGGGCGATCCGCAACGTCGCGCTGTTCACGGTCGAAGGCGAGAACGACGACATTTCCGGCCTCGGCCAGACCGAGGCCGCGCATGACCTGTGCGTCAACATCCCGGCCGACAGGCATGCCCACTACATGCAGCCGGCCGTCGGCCATTACGGCGTCTTCAACGGCTCGCGCTTCCGTTCCGAAATCGTGCCGCGCATCGTCGACTTCATTTCCAGCTATGGCCGCCAGAGCCGTGTCGCGGTGAAGCCGAGGCTGGTGCGCACCGCCAAGAGCTGA